TAAAATTGGAATAATTTGACCATTCATAATCATAGTTTTGTCAATATAACCACTCATTTGCATTGCTGTTGGAATATCTTCAAAACTATCAGATTTGATAAAAACAGTTTCGGTAATTTGCTGAGCCAGTAGCCCGAAGCTACAATTTTCATTACCGGAATCTATCATAATAATTCTTGTGCTCAAAAATATTTTTGATGGTATATTTTTCAATAGTATTGACAGGTCAATTACCGGACAAACCCTGCCGCGATAATTAATCATACCTTTTATATATTCAGGTGTTGAAGGCAGCTCGATGAATTCAACCACAGGAATAATTTCCTTGATATTGTCAATCATCATTGCATAAGTCTCACCGGATATTTCTAATGGAAGAATAAGCATTCAGCAATCCTATTACGATATTGATTTCAAAGAAAATTTCTTTAATTCGTTGGTTAGGTCCTTGACGGCTACATTCAGCAAATCAGTAGCAGAATTAAACTGAATTATCGAATTTCTCGATTGAATAGCCGCAGTATGAAGCTGGTTCATTGATTCATTTATTTGCACTGCGCTTTCCGATTGCTGTTTCATTCCCATATTTGCTGTGAATATTTTTTCGGGAAGCTCGTTAGTTCTGTCAATTAGTTGGCTGATTCGGTCAATAATTATTGTAGTTTTTTCTGTACTGTTTTTTGTTTTTTCCATGTAATTGCTAATAGTATTGCTACCTTCAGTTACAGCAACTTGCATTTCAGTAATCATATCTTCGATATTCAAAGCAGCAACGGCAGTCTGGTCGGCAAGTCGTCTGATTTCTCTTGCCACGACTGCAAATCCTGTACCATACTGCCCGGCTCTTTCAGCTTCAATTGAAGCATTGAGTGATACCAGATTAGTTTGATTTGCTACTTTTGTGATAGTAGTAATTACGTTATTTATGGTTCCAGCTCGCTCTTGAATTAATTCTAATTTACCTGAAATCTCACCGGAGGACTCGAATAATTCGTTTATCGTTACTTTTATTTCGTTTAAATTATCTAGACCGTTTATCAGCATATTTGCATTATCATGAAAAGTCTGCGTAAGATAATCCATTGTTTTAGCAAGTTCTGATGATGTTTTAGAGATT
This window of the Ignavibacteriota bacterium genome carries:
- a CDS encoding chemotaxis protein CheW, whose protein sequence is MLILPLEISGETYAMMIDNIKEIIPVVEFIELPSTPEYIKGMINYRGRVCPVIDLSILLKNIPSKIFLSTRIIMIDSGNENCSFGLLAQQITETVFIKSDSFEDIPTAMQMSGYIDKTMIMNGQIIPILNPKKIYLEKITIFHDDNTI